A stretch of the Streptomyces sp. NBC_00078 genome encodes the following:
- a CDS encoding UBP-type zinc finger domain-containing protein: MTSDNGIDTSVPPSGSGCVECDAVGGWWFHLRRCAQCGHVGCCDDSPAKHATAHYRDTGHPVIRSFEPGERWFWNFDTSELYESGPGLAPPESHPADQPTPGPAGRVPANWTETLR; this comes from the coding sequence ATGACCAGCGACAACGGAATCGACACCAGCGTCCCGCCGAGCGGGTCCGGCTGCGTCGAGTGCGATGCGGTCGGCGGCTGGTGGTTCCATCTGCGGCGCTGTGCGCAGTGCGGCCACGTCGGCTGCTGCGACGACTCCCCCGCCAAGCACGCCACCGCGCACTACCGGGACACCGGCCATCCGGTGATCCGCAGTTTCGAGCCGGGCGAGCGCTGGTTCTGGAACTTCGACACCAGTGAGCTCTACGAATCCGGGCCCGGCCTCGCTCCGCCGGAGAGCCATCCCGCGGACCAGCCCACACCGGGGCCGGCGGGTCGAGTGCCGGCGAACTGGACGGAGACGCTGCGCTGA
- a CDS encoding helix-turn-helix transcriptional regulator → MPQTLFTTPLIGRDDEIARLGALLERARGGEARAVLLAGDAGVGKTRVLDEIAGRAARSGMTVLTGHCVDLGDVGLPYLPFTEVLGVLAADERFADVLARHPVVDRLLGAGPDATRDGGGPAAHRDSGGGRLRLFEGVAGLLADLSEIAPLLLVLEDLHWADQSSRDLLRFLLSRGILQRPAGGAPTHRLAVFASYRADDLHRRHPLRPLLAELVRLPAVERLELRPMADAEVTRLVRALQDRPLPEATVRGIVARAEGNAFYAEELLAATDTEAGGVPSGLADVLLIRIEQLSDTAQQVLRTAAVAGRRVEHDVLRDAVGLPEDELEAALREAIGRQLLIPGHADTYAFRHALAREAVYADLLPGERARLHGAFARLLAGRGHPAESAAERAHHYRESHDLAEALAASLEAAGYAGRVGAPAEELRHLETALDLWESVDPAARPSGDGVDRVTLTLRASAAAAHAGDSHRAVSLTRAALASIGQDADSELAARVRYTLAGNLMSVDSLTAAFGYSSEALDLIPAEPPTRTWVWAAATHVIAARHIGENGTALRVARQALRVAEQLRVTDAQADLLVSLAILEGGGRRTAEGRERLKEARQLARQAGNAPVEMRALFNLAVGCFESGDLDGCLPWVAEGLDRARRAGLLSSPYPLEMRYLQLLVLYTLGRWDECLRTAADDVAVLPSAGAYAMGPALYVALARGDLGARERALVLLEGPFDWMATLVAGIALTEAAVLRGEPEEAVERARATVGALTDETGHRPDLSVRLAALALSAVADAAVDLRSADGASGRWKDTADELVELARETAVRGEDGTPQGPEGLAWLARAEAEWLRAVSGPDAAAWEKAVTAFGYGDVYERVRCQVRFVEALLVAERRAEAAAQAREAHAVAERLGAAPLLERLDGLIRRGRLADAPSSDGEGLSPLTAREQEVLRLLARGRSNRQIGEALFITGKTASVHVSNILAKLGASSRTEAVAIAYREGLIAPGPTVSG, encoded by the coding sequence GTGCCGCAGACCCTGTTCACCACGCCGCTCATCGGCCGGGACGACGAGATCGCCCGGCTCGGAGCACTGCTGGAGCGCGCCCGCGGCGGCGAGGCCCGGGCCGTGCTGCTCGCCGGGGACGCCGGCGTGGGCAAGACCCGGGTGCTGGACGAGATCGCCGGACGGGCCGCCCGGTCCGGGATGACGGTCCTCACCGGTCACTGCGTCGACCTCGGTGACGTGGGGCTGCCGTATCTGCCCTTCACCGAGGTGCTGGGGGTGCTGGCCGCCGACGAGCGGTTCGCTGACGTCCTGGCGCGGCACCCGGTGGTGGACCGGCTGCTGGGCGCGGGGCCGGACGCCACGAGAGACGGCGGGGGTCCCGCCGCGCACCGGGACAGCGGGGGCGGGCGGCTGCGGCTGTTCGAGGGCGTGGCGGGGCTGCTGGCCGACCTGTCGGAGATCGCTCCGCTGCTCCTGGTCCTGGAGGATCTGCACTGGGCCGACCAGTCCTCACGGGATCTGCTGCGGTTCCTGCTCAGCCGCGGCATCCTGCAGCGGCCGGCGGGCGGTGCGCCCACCCACCGGCTCGCGGTGTTCGCCTCGTACCGCGCGGACGATCTGCACCGCCGCCATCCGCTGCGTCCGCTCCTGGCCGAGCTGGTGCGGCTCCCCGCGGTGGAGCGGCTGGAGCTGCGGCCCATGGCCGACGCGGAGGTGACCCGGCTGGTGCGCGCGCTGCAGGACCGTCCGCTGCCGGAGGCCACGGTCCGCGGAATCGTCGCGCGCGCCGAGGGCAACGCCTTCTACGCGGAGGAACTGCTGGCGGCCACGGACACGGAGGCGGGGGGTGTGCCCAGCGGCCTCGCCGACGTCCTCCTCATCCGCATCGAGCAGCTGTCCGACACCGCCCAGCAGGTGCTGCGCACGGCCGCCGTGGCCGGCCGGCGCGTCGAGCACGACGTGCTGCGCGATGCGGTCGGGCTCCCCGAGGACGAGCTGGAGGCGGCGCTGCGCGAGGCGATCGGCCGGCAGCTGCTGATCCCCGGGCACGCCGACACGTATGCCTTCCGGCACGCCCTGGCCCGGGAGGCGGTCTACGCGGACCTGCTGCCGGGGGAACGGGCGCGGCTGCACGGCGCGTTCGCCCGCCTGCTCGCGGGACGCGGGCACCCGGCCGAGAGCGCGGCCGAGCGCGCCCACCACTACCGCGAGAGCCATGACCTGGCCGAGGCGCTCGCCGCCTCGCTGGAGGCGGCCGGGTACGCCGGCCGGGTGGGCGCGCCCGCCGAGGAGCTGCGGCATCTGGAGACCGCCCTCGACCTGTGGGAGTCGGTGGACCCGGCGGCCCGGCCCTCGGGGGACGGCGTCGACCGGGTGACGCTCACCCTGCGCGCCTCGGCGGCGGCCGCGCACGCCGGTGACTCGCACCGTGCGGTGTCCCTCACCAGGGCCGCGCTCGCGAGCATCGGCCAGGACGCGGACTCCGAGCTCGCCGCCCGGGTCCGCTACACCCTGGCCGGCAATCTGATGAGCGTCGACAGTCTGACGGCCGCGTTCGGCTACAGCAGCGAGGCGCTCGACCTGATCCCCGCCGAGCCGCCGACCCGGACCTGGGTGTGGGCGGCCGCCACGCACGTGATCGCCGCCCGCCACATCGGGGAGAACGGGACGGCGCTGCGGGTCGCCCGCCAGGCCCTGCGCGTCGCCGAGCAGCTGCGGGTCACGGACGCGCAGGCCGACCTCCTGGTCTCGCTGGCCATCCTGGAAGGCGGGGGGCGGCGCACAGCCGAGGGCCGTGAGCGGCTGAAGGAGGCCCGCCAGCTGGCCCGGCAGGCGGGGAACGCACCGGTGGAGATGCGTGCCCTGTTCAACCTCGCCGTCGGCTGCTTCGAGTCCGGTGACCTCGATGGCTGTCTGCCGTGGGTCGCCGAGGGCCTGGACCGCGCCCGCCGGGCCGGGCTGCTGTCGTCGCCGTATCCGCTGGAGATGCGCTATCTGCAGCTGCTGGTCCTGTACACGCTGGGCCGCTGGGACGAGTGCCTGCGGACCGCGGCGGACGACGTGGCCGTGCTGCCTTCGGCGGGCGCATACGCCATGGGTCCCGCGCTGTATGTGGCGCTGGCCCGCGGTGACCTGGGCGCGAGGGAGCGGGCCCTGGTTCTGCTGGAGGGACCGTTCGACTGGATGGCCACGCTGGTCGCGGGTATCGCGCTGACCGAGGCCGCCGTGCTGCGGGGTGAGCCGGAGGAGGCCGTGGAGCGGGCTCGGGCCACGGTGGGCGCGCTGACCGACGAGACGGGTCACCGCCCCGACCTCTCGGTCCGGCTGGCGGCCCTCGCACTGTCGGCGGTCGCCGACGCGGCCGTGGACCTGCGCTCGGCCGACGGCGCGTCCGGCCGCTGGAAGGACACCGCGGACGAACTGGTCGAGCTGGCCCGGGAGACGGCCGTGCGCGGCGAGGACGGCACTCCACAGGGCCCGGAGGGGCTGGCGTGGCTGGCCCGCGCCGAGGCGGAGTGGCTGCGGGCGGTGTCCGGGCCGGACGCTGCAGCCTGGGAGAAGGCGGTGACGGCGTTCGGCTACGGCGACGTGTACGAGCGGGTTCGCTGCCAAGTGCGTTTCGTGGAGGCCCTGTTGGTGGCCGAGCGGCGTGCGGAGGCGGCCGCTCAGGCACGCGAGGCGCATGCGGTGGCCGAGCGGCTCGGCGCGGCGCCCCTGCTGGAGAGGCTGGACGGTCTGATACGCCGCGGCCGGCTCGCCGACGCCCCGTCGTCGGACGGGGAGGGCCTCTCGCCGCTCACCGCCCGTGAGCAGGAGGTACTGCGGCTGCTCGCCCGTGGCCGCAGCAACCGGCAGATCGGCGAGGCGCTGTTCATCACCGGCAAGACGGCGAGCGTCCATGTCTCCAACATCCTGGCCAAGCTGGGTGCTTCGAGCCGTACGGAGGCCGTGGCCATCGCCTACCGGGAGGGGCTGATCGCGCCGGGGCCGACGGTGTCGGGCTGA
- a CDS encoding SGNH/GDSL hydrolase family protein, protein MRARLARTGRLGAILLLAGAVQATPVHASGEQPQFTLVGAPEDHRSVVTWGASADRMGDSAPDRGYRLVVRTSAAGSGLRIRLSNAFGDRPVTFDSVYAGIRQQGAALVPGSNRRLTFGGARSVTVPAGAAALSDPLPGETPAAADLVVSIHTPDAAGPATGHWMAMQTSYTTQGDHTAEESAAHWTDAIGSWFYLDAVSVRPPAGTAAVVALGDSITDGWQSTTDLDRRWPDYLARRLRTAGGDVKGVANEGISGNKVLADGGGQSALNRLQRDVLSQPGVRTVFLFEGVNDIKAHTGVTAQDLIAGYREIAERVHAAGRCVVAATVAPFKGWSEWDPAGETVRREVNAFIRGSGEFDAVTDFDHILRSPYDLERILPVFDGGDHLHPNDKGMQAMADAVDLKSLDCTARHPGGRGQPDTVGPGAISPSR, encoded by the coding sequence GTGAGGGCCCGCCTCGCCCGAACCGGCCGCCTGGGCGCCATCCTGCTGCTGGCCGGTGCCGTCCAGGCCACACCGGTGCACGCGTCCGGCGAGCAGCCCCAGTTCACCCTCGTGGGCGCGCCCGAGGACCACCGCTCGGTCGTCACCTGGGGCGCGAGCGCCGACCGCATGGGCGACTCGGCCCCCGACCGCGGCTACCGGCTGGTCGTCCGCACCAGCGCGGCGGGCAGCGGCCTGCGGATCCGGCTCTCCAACGCCTTCGGAGACCGGCCGGTGACCTTCGACAGCGTCTACGCCGGCATCCGGCAGCAGGGCGCCGCACTGGTCCCCGGCAGCAACCGCCGGCTGACCTTCGGCGGCGCACGCTCCGTCACCGTCCCCGCGGGCGCCGCCGCCCTCAGCGATCCCCTGCCCGGTGAAACCCCCGCCGCCGCCGACCTGGTGGTGAGCATCCACACTCCCGACGCGGCGGGCCCCGCGACCGGTCACTGGATGGCCATGCAGACGTCCTACACGACTCAGGGCGACCACACCGCAGAGGAGAGCGCCGCCCACTGGACGGATGCGATCGGCTCCTGGTTCTACCTGGACGCCGTCTCCGTACGGCCGCCCGCGGGCACCGCGGCCGTCGTCGCTCTCGGCGACTCCATCACCGACGGCTGGCAGTCCACCACCGACCTCGACCGCCGCTGGCCCGACTACCTCGCCCGCCGGCTGCGGACCGCCGGGGGCGACGTCAAAGGAGTGGCGAACGAAGGGATCTCCGGCAACAAGGTCCTGGCGGACGGCGGCGGCCAGAGCGCCCTGAACCGTCTGCAGCGCGACGTCCTCTCCCAGCCCGGCGTCCGCACCGTCTTCCTCTTCGAGGGTGTGAACGACATCAAGGCCCATACGGGAGTCACCGCCCAGGACCTGATAGCCGGCTACCGGGAGATCGCCGAGCGGGTCCACGCCGCCGGCAGATGTGTCGTCGCCGCCACCGTGGCCCCGTTCAAGGGCTGGTCGGAATGGGATCCGGCCGGCGAGACGGTCCGCCGGGAGGTGAACGCGTTCATCCGCGGCAGCGGCGAATTCGACGCCGTCACCGACTTCGACCACATCCTCCGCAGCCCCTACGACCTCGAGCGCATCCTCCCCGTCTTCGACGGCGGGGACCATCTGCACCCCAACGACAAGGGCATGCAGGCCATGGCCGACGCCGTCGACCTCAAGAGCCTCGACTGCACCGCCCGGCACCCCGGCGGCCGAGGTCAGCCCGACACCGTCGGCCCCGGCGCGATCAGCCCCTCCCGGTAG